A stretch of the Mycobacterium shigaense genome encodes the following:
- a CDS encoding acyl-CoA synthetase: protein MNIADHAIVAADSAALISPDGDAISFGQLFARSQRVAAVLHGAGLRRGDGVALVLPNRPEFFEITWGCQLSGLYYSAVNTHFTPEEIAYVVGDSEAKAVFVDASEPWGANLAAHVGAVNAGVDVHLVVGGELAGCRCYEDALAAAGDPPPLADGSEMLYSSGTTGWPKAVRRPLPSDGNGSWAQAVLEMALTHRYKMRRDSVYLSPAPLYHAAGVNYTMAVNRVGATSIIMPRFDAETVLGLIETHRVTHAQFVPTMFVRMLKLPEAVRRRYDVSSLECVIHAAAPCPVDVKHRMMEWFGPIIHEYYGGTEGFAGTTIGPEEWLAHPGSVGLPMAKVHVVGDGGEELPVGQSGELFFEGGPDFEYFKDPAKTASVVNDRGWRSLGDMGYVDEDGYLYLTDRSTFMVVSGGVNIYPQEAENLLVMHSKVVDAAVFGVPNDEFGEEVKAVVQPAPGAAPGPDLEAELIEYCRAHLAGYKCPRTVEFDPELPRDPNGKLYKRRIRDRYWQGRASRLL from the coding sequence CGCCGACTCGGCGGCGCTGATATCGCCGGACGGCGACGCCATCTCGTTCGGTCAGCTGTTCGCCCGCAGCCAGCGGGTCGCGGCGGTGTTGCACGGCGCCGGCCTGCGCCGCGGCGACGGCGTCGCGCTGGTCTTGCCGAACCGGCCGGAGTTCTTCGAAATCACCTGGGGCTGCCAGCTTTCCGGACTCTACTACTCCGCTGTCAACACTCACTTCACTCCCGAGGAGATCGCCTACGTCGTCGGCGACAGCGAGGCGAAAGCTGTGTTCGTCGACGCGTCGGAGCCCTGGGGGGCCAACCTCGCCGCGCACGTGGGTGCGGTCAACGCCGGAGTCGACGTCCACCTGGTGGTCGGGGGCGAGCTGGCCGGCTGTCGGTGCTACGAGGATGCCCTCGCGGCGGCGGGCGACCCGCCCCCACTGGCCGACGGGTCCGAGATGCTCTACTCCTCGGGTACGACCGGGTGGCCCAAGGCCGTCCGCCGGCCGCTGCCTTCCGACGGCAACGGATCCTGGGCGCAGGCGGTGCTGGAGATGGCACTGACGCACCGTTACAAGATGAGGCGGGACAGCGTCTACCTGTCCCCTGCGCCGCTGTATCACGCCGCCGGCGTGAACTACACGATGGCGGTCAATCGGGTCGGCGCGACATCGATCATCATGCCCAGGTTCGACGCCGAGACCGTGTTGGGGTTGATCGAGACCCACCGGGTCACCCACGCCCAGTTCGTGCCGACGATGTTCGTGCGAATGCTCAAGCTGCCCGAGGCGGTGCGCCGCCGGTACGACGTGTCGAGTCTGGAGTGTGTGATCCACGCGGCCGCACCGTGTCCGGTGGATGTCAAGCACCGCATGATGGAGTGGTTCGGCCCGATAATCCACGAATATTATGGTGGGACAGAGGGCTTCGCGGGAACAACGATCGGTCCCGAGGAGTGGCTTGCCCACCCCGGATCGGTCGGGTTGCCGATGGCCAAGGTGCACGTGGTGGGCGACGGCGGCGAGGAGCTTCCCGTCGGGCAGTCGGGCGAGCTTTTCTTCGAGGGCGGCCCCGACTTCGAGTACTTCAAGGACCCGGCCAAGACCGCATCGGTCGTCAACGACCGCGGCTGGCGATCCCTTGGCGACATGGGTTACGTCGACGAGGACGGCTACCTGTATCTGACCGACCGCTCGACTTTCATGGTCGTCTCCGGCGGGGTAAACATCTACCCCCAGGAGGCGGAGAACCTTTTGGTGATGCACTCGAAAGTCGTTGACGCCGCGGTGTTCGGCGTACCCAACGACGAGTTCGGCGAGGAGGTCAAGGCCGTCGTGCAGCCGGCTCCCGGCGCCGCACCGGGACCCGATCTGGAAGCCGAGCTCATCGAATACTGCCGGGCGCACCTGGCCGGCTACAAGTGTCCCCGCACCGTCGAGTTCGACCCGGAGTTGCCGCGGGACCCGAACGGAAAGCTGTACAAGAGGCGCATTCGTGACCGCTACTGGCAGGGACGGGCGTCGCGACTCCTATGA
- a CDS encoding aromatic ring-hydroxylating oxygenase subunit alpha — protein sequence MSKGTDMVTTQNGDVNWTPLSVPWAVQAADRIPKQRYYDPEFYALETELLWPRVWQMACRLEEIPEPGDYVEYEILDDSIIVVRLDADNVRAYHNACRHRGVKLVEGNGNRRTFVCPFHGWCWAIDGRNTFVLRPEEFDEHNLRPEDLRLVPVRCEVWGGCAWINLDDDAPPLRDCFEPFASIYDAWKVESLRVEWWQSCRLPVNWKLATAAFMEGYHVPQTHPQLLPSSMPASSAKRPGLAQTNLYFMRTLGEGMAGMTHENDVRIAEGLQDMELPPDPAEAIALWRSTLNDAIVHWHRARGCDIPDLNELARRGITEAINFCFPHYFVLPQYSSASSYRIRPLGPEETLFEIWSLTRIPPDQITPKPTPPHPMAPDDPRWPPIPAQDFSNLPKQQKGLHSRGFEYMRLSSRIEGLISNFERVIDGFLAGLPYATLVPAIQKTNTTIDVPMVDLGFTAPVGRAAR from the coding sequence ATGAGCAAGGGAACCGACATGGTGACCACCCAGAACGGTGACGTGAACTGGACTCCGCTTTCGGTGCCGTGGGCGGTCCAGGCCGCCGACCGGATTCCGAAACAGCGCTACTATGACCCGGAGTTCTACGCGCTCGAGACCGAATTGCTCTGGCCGCGGGTGTGGCAAATGGCCTGCCGCCTCGAGGAAATCCCCGAGCCGGGCGATTATGTCGAATACGAGATCCTCGACGATTCCATCATCGTGGTCCGGCTGGACGCCGACAACGTGCGCGCCTATCACAACGCCTGCCGCCACCGCGGGGTAAAGCTGGTGGAAGGCAACGGGAACCGGCGCACGTTCGTGTGCCCCTTCCATGGCTGGTGTTGGGCCATCGACGGACGCAACACGTTTGTGCTGAGGCCCGAAGAGTTCGACGAGCACAACCTGCGCCCGGAGGATCTTCGCCTCGTCCCGGTGCGCTGCGAGGTGTGGGGCGGGTGCGCATGGATCAACCTCGATGACGACGCGCCGCCGTTGCGCGATTGCTTCGAGCCGTTCGCATCGATCTACGACGCCTGGAAAGTGGAATCGCTGCGGGTCGAATGGTGGCAGTCCTGCCGGCTTCCGGTGAACTGGAAGCTGGCGACGGCCGCCTTCATGGAGGGCTATCACGTGCCGCAGACCCACCCCCAGCTGCTGCCGTCCAGCATGCCCGCCTCGTCGGCCAAGCGGCCGGGCCTGGCGCAGACCAACCTGTATTTCATGCGCACTCTCGGCGAGGGGATGGCCGGCATGACCCACGAAAACGACGTCCGCATCGCCGAGGGACTGCAGGACATGGAGTTGCCGCCGGATCCGGCCGAAGCAATTGCGCTGTGGCGCAGCACCCTCAACGACGCCATCGTGCACTGGCATCGGGCCCGGGGCTGCGACATCCCCGATCTCAACGAATTGGCGCGGCGCGGCATCACCGAGGCGATCAATTTCTGCTTCCCGCATTACTTCGTGCTGCCGCAGTACAGCAGCGCCTCGTCCTACCGGATCCGGCCGCTGGGGCCGGAGGAAACGCTCTTCGAGATCTGGTCGCTGACCCGCATACCACCGGATCAGATCACGCCCAAGCCGACGCCTCCGCATCCCATGGCGCCCGACGACCCACGCTGGCCACCCATCCCCGCGCAGGACTTCTCCAATCTGCCCAAACAACAAAAGGGACTGCACTCCAGGGGTTTTGAATACATGAGATTGTCCAGCCGGATCGAGGGACTGATCTCGAACTTCGAGCGCGTCATCGACGGCTTCCTCGCCGGGCTGCCCTATGCCACGCTGGTGCCCGCCATCCAGAAGACCAACACCACGATCGACGTGCCGATGGTGGATCTCGGCTTCACCGCGCCCGTCGGTAGGGCAGCACGATGA
- a CDS encoding DEAD/DEAH box helicase translates to MTTDKTFADLGVRRPIVGALAERGITHPFPIQVKTLPDTLAGRDVLGRGKTGSGKTLAFSIPLISRLSGGHRRPSRPSGLVLAPTRELATQITATLEPLAAACGLRITTIFGGVSQHRQVTALKSGVDIVVACPGRLEDLMKQRLITLDAVEITVIDEADHMADLGFLPGVTRILAATPNGGQRLLFSATLDNGVDKLVTRFLRDEVLHSVDEANSPVSEMTHHVFHVANAEAKKELVHRLASGTGRRILFMRTKHQARKLAKQLTESGVPSVDLHGNLSQPARERNLAMFASGGARVLVATDIAARGVHVDEVELVVHIDPPAEHKSYLHRSGRTARAGSSGDVVTVVLPEQRQDTQALMRKAGIKVAPQQVTATSEAVQALVGEIAPYQAPAPAENPPRSQQQRPKASGQQRRRSGGRPPRKANSASTEPAISHRTANPARRLDRRRSSRPQGSGR, encoded by the coding sequence GTGACTACCGATAAAACCTTTGCCGATCTCGGCGTGCGCAGACCGATCGTCGGCGCGCTCGCGGAGCGCGGCATCACCCATCCCTTCCCGATTCAGGTCAAGACCCTCCCCGACACACTCGCCGGGCGAGACGTGCTGGGCCGCGGGAAAACAGGCAGCGGAAAGACCCTCGCCTTCTCGATACCGCTGATCAGCCGGCTTTCCGGTGGACACCGGCGCCCGTCCCGGCCGTCGGGTCTGGTGCTTGCGCCAACCCGTGAGCTGGCGACCCAGATCACGGCCACGCTGGAGCCGTTGGCGGCGGCCTGCGGCCTGCGGATCACCACAATCTTTGGCGGCGTGTCGCAGCACCGCCAGGTGACGGCGCTGAAATCCGGCGTCGATATCGTGGTCGCCTGCCCCGGCCGGCTCGAGGACCTGATGAAGCAGCGGCTGATCACGCTCGACGCGGTGGAGATCACCGTCATCGACGAAGCCGATCACATGGCCGATCTCGGCTTCCTGCCCGGCGTCACCCGAATCCTGGCCGCAACCCCGAATGGTGGGCAGCGGCTCCTGTTTTCGGCGACCCTCGACAACGGCGTCGACAAGCTCGTCACGCGATTCCTCCGGGACGAAGTGCTGCACTCGGTCGACGAGGCCAACTCACCGGTCTCCGAGATGACCCATCACGTGTTCCACGTCGCCAATGCGGAGGCGAAGAAGGAGCTCGTGCACCGGCTCGCCTCCGGCACCGGCCGCCGAATTCTGTTCATGCGCACCAAACATCAAGCCCGTAAGCTCGCCAAGCAGCTCACCGAGTCGGGTGTTCCTTCGGTTGACCTGCACGGCAACCTTTCTCAGCCCGCCCGCGAGCGCAACCTCGCGATGTTCGCCTCGGGCGGCGCCCGCGTGCTGGTGGCAACCGACATCGCCGCACGCGGCGTGCACGTCGACGAGGTCGAACTCGTCGTGCACATTGACCCGCCCGCCGAGCACAAGTCCTACCTGCACCGCTCCGGGCGCACGGCGCGGGCGGGCAGTTCCGGTGACGTCGTCACCGTCGTCCTGCCCGAGCAGCGCCAAGATACTCAGGCATTGATGCGCAAGGCCGGCATCAAGGTCGCTCCGCAGCAGGTGACCGCCACGTCGGAGGCCGTGCAGGCGCTGGTCGGCGAGATCGCGCCCTACCAGGCTCCCGCACCGGCCGAGAACCCGCCGCGCTCGCAGCAGCAGCGCCCCAAGGCCAGCGGGCAGCAGCGTCGTCGAAGCGGCGGCCGGCCGCCGCGAAAGGCGAATTCGGCCTCGACCGAGCCCGCGATCTCGCATCGCACCGCGAACCCCGCGCGGCGGCTGGATCGCCGCCGGTCCAGCCGTCCCCAGGGAAGCGGCAGGTAG
- a CDS encoding FAD-binding protein: MSTRWDHSVDLLIAGSGGGGMAAALAALDSGIEPLVIEKQPLVGGSTGLSGGMVWLPNNPLMRAEGIADSHEDGLAYFDDVVGDIGPASSPARRETFLNAGYEMVNFLARKGVRFVRCPGWSDYYPNHKGGNESGRAIECVPYDAATLGDWRDKVQPSMAKSYGGFVLKTNELRSVQYFNRSPRAFAVALRVFARTRAARLCRREMLTNGASLIGQMLKVLIDLRGEPPIWTGAAMADLIVEDGRVVGASITRNGTSLNVQARKGVLLAAGGFSRNADMRRRYSGNQPNEARWSIANAGDTGEVLQTAMRLGAKTDLLDEAWWLPSIFIADGGDAARALGSGRQRPGAIYVDGAGKRFCNESNSYVEVGKAMYANKAVPCWMVFDEGYIRRYVSGANPFKKRSLPEELIERGAVLRGVTIADLARQIDVPADALEETVKRFNGFAVKGLDPDFGRGQSAYNDCLGDPGYRPNAALGPLERRPYYATRVLPADVGTCGGVITNEHAQVLDAEDCVIDGLYATGNITATVMGRNYLGAGGSIAYTMVFGYVAARHAAGRTIAGERTR, encoded by the coding sequence ATGAGCACGCGGTGGGACCACTCCGTCGACCTGCTCATCGCGGGTAGCGGCGGAGGCGGCATGGCCGCGGCATTGGCGGCGCTCGACTCCGGGATCGAGCCGCTGGTGATCGAAAAGCAGCCTCTGGTGGGCGGTTCCACCGGACTGTCCGGTGGCATGGTGTGGCTGCCCAACAACCCGCTGATGCGCGCCGAGGGTATCGCGGACTCCCATGAGGACGGCCTGGCGTACTTCGACGACGTGGTCGGCGACATCGGGCCCGCCTCGTCACCGGCGCGCCGCGAGACGTTTCTGAACGCGGGCTACGAGATGGTCAACTTCCTGGCCCGCAAGGGCGTCCGGTTCGTGCGGTGCCCCGGCTGGAGTGACTACTACCCAAACCACAAGGGCGGCAACGAGTCCGGTCGCGCCATCGAGTGCGTCCCCTACGACGCGGCGACGCTCGGGGACTGGCGCGACAAGGTCCAGCCGTCCATGGCCAAGAGTTACGGGGGGTTCGTCCTGAAGACGAACGAGTTGCGCTCGGTGCAGTACTTCAACCGCTCGCCGCGCGCCTTCGCTGTGGCGCTACGGGTGTTCGCGCGCACCCGGGCGGCACGACTGTGCCGCCGCGAGATGCTCACCAACGGCGCCTCGCTGATCGGCCAGATGCTGAAGGTACTGATCGACCTGCGCGGCGAGCCGCCGATCTGGACCGGCGCGGCGATGGCCGATCTGATCGTCGAAGACGGCCGTGTGGTCGGTGCCAGCATCACCCGCAACGGGACTTCGCTCAACGTGCAGGCCCGCAAGGGCGTGCTGCTCGCGGCCGGCGGCTTTAGCCGCAACGCGGACATGCGCCGCCGCTACAGCGGCAACCAGCCCAACGAGGCGCGCTGGTCGATCGCGAACGCCGGCGACACCGGCGAGGTGCTGCAGACGGCGATGCGGCTGGGCGCAAAGACCGACCTGCTGGACGAGGCCTGGTGGCTGCCATCCATTTTCATCGCCGACGGCGGTGACGCGGCGAGGGCCCTCGGCAGCGGGCGGCAGCGGCCCGGCGCCATCTACGTCGACGGGGCCGGCAAGAGATTCTGCAACGAGTCGAACTCCTACGTGGAGGTCGGCAAGGCCATGTACGCCAACAAAGCGGTGCCCTGCTGGATGGTCTTCGACGAGGGCTACATCCGCCGCTACGTCTCGGGCGCCAATCCCTTCAAGAAGCGCAGCCTGCCCGAGGAACTGATCGAGCGGGGCGCGGTGCTGCGCGGTGTGACCATCGCCGACCTCGCCCGGCAGATCGACGTCCCGGCCGACGCGCTCGAGGAGACGGTGAAGCGGTTCAACGGGTTTGCGGTCAAGGGGCTCGACCCCGACTTCGGCCGCGGCCAGTCGGCGTACAACGACTGCCTGGGCGACCCGGGCTACCGCCCCAACGCGGCGTTAGGGCCACTCGAGCGGAGGCCGTACTACGCCACCCGGGTGTTACCCGCCGACGTGGGGACGTGCGGCGGGGTGATCACCAACGAGCACGCGCAGGTCCTCGACGCCGAAGATTGCGTAATCGACGGGCTGTACGCGACCGGCAACATCACGGCGACGGTGATGGGCCGCAATTACCTGGGCGCGGGCGGCAGCATCGCCTACACGATGGTCTTCGGCTACGTGGCGGCGCGGCACGCCGCCGGCCGCACGATCGCCGGCGAGCGGACCCGTTAG
- a CDS encoding enoyl-CoA hydratase-related protein: MERREFEAVIYEREPPIARIILNRVEKANTKDAVLVTEVDDCLHEADRDKEIKVVILKANGKGFCGGHVARWGPDENPYPDFGNTFEDLYKGTADLFLWPTLYLWEFPKPTISQIHGYCMGGGIYLGLLTDFCVASEDAYFQMPLAQSLGEPGGHTMIEPWLLMNWHRTMDWLLLAPTLSAQQALEWGLLNRVVPRDDLEDTVEEMARKIAQIPLTTLMAVKNNVKRAWELMGMRVHLQVSHILTNMVGAASDVQARRAELKQSGMKPREFVDRDDP; encoded by the coding sequence ATGGAGCGGCGCGAGTTCGAAGCGGTCATCTATGAACGCGAACCGCCGATAGCGCGGATCATTCTCAACCGGGTCGAGAAGGCGAATACCAAGGACGCGGTGCTCGTCACCGAGGTCGACGACTGCCTGCACGAGGCCGACCGCGACAAGGAGATCAAGGTCGTCATCCTCAAGGCGAACGGCAAGGGCTTCTGCGGCGGGCACGTGGCCCGTTGGGGCCCGGACGAAAACCCTTATCCCGACTTCGGAAACACCTTCGAAGACCTCTACAAGGGCACCGCGGACCTGTTCTTGTGGCCGACGTTGTATCTGTGGGAGTTCCCCAAGCCGACGATCTCGCAGATCCACGGCTACTGCATGGGCGGCGGAATCTATCTCGGCTTGCTCACCGACTTCTGTGTGGCGTCTGAGGACGCGTATTTCCAGATGCCGCTTGCCCAAAGCCTCGGCGAGCCCGGCGGGCACACGATGATCGAGCCGTGGTTGCTGATGAATTGGCACCGCACGATGGACTGGCTGCTGCTGGCGCCGACGCTCTCGGCCCAGCAGGCGCTCGAGTGGGGGCTGCTGAACCGGGTGGTGCCACGCGACGATCTCGAGGACACCGTCGAGGAGATGGCACGCAAGATCGCGCAAATCCCGTTGACGACGCTGATGGCGGTGAAGAACAACGTCAAACGCGCCTGGGAATTGATGGGGATGCGGGTGCACCTGCAGGTCAGCCACATCCTGACCAACATGGTCGGTGCGGCATCCGACGTCCAGGCGCGCCGGGCCGAGCTGAAGCAATCCGGCATGAAGCCAAGGGAATTCGTCGACCGCGACGATCCCTAA